The proteins below are encoded in one region of Triticum aestivum cultivar Chinese Spring chromosome 1B, IWGSC CS RefSeq v2.1, whole genome shotgun sequence:
- the LOC123100437 gene encoding uncharacterized mitochondrial protein AtMg00810 (The sequence of the model RefSeq protein was modified relative to this genomic sequence to represent the inferred CDS: added 64 bases not found in genome assembly), with amino-acid sequence MHLLSRSLYGLKQAPRAWYQRIAAFLQSLGFWSTRSDASLFVYHQGADTAYLLIYVDDIILTASAPNLLQRLTARLHDEFALKDLGPLHYFLGIEVVRRPDGFFLHQQKYAHELLEHAGMLNFKPAPTPVDTKAKVSALEGSLASDAAFYRSIVGALQYLTLTRPDLQYAVQQVCLHMHAPRDSHWTLVKHILRYVRGTMSLGLTLTASASTDLVAYSDADWAGYPDTRRSTSGYCVYLGPSLISWSSKRQPTVSRSSVEEEYRVVANAVAECSWLRQLLQELLCDVHKATLVYCDNVSAVYLSTNPMHHRRTKHIELDIHFVREQVALGRVRVLHVPMTQQFADVMTKGLPTPVFEEFRSSLCVSGDASTAGGC; translated from the coding sequence ATGcacttgctctcccgttctctttacgggttgaagcaagcgcctcgggcttggtaccagcgtatcgcagCCTTCCTGCAGTCTCTGGGATTTTGGTCCACTCGCTCTGATGCTTCACTCTTcgtgtatcatcagggagctgacactgcatatctgctgatctatgtcgacgacatcatcctcacggcgtccGCTCCCAATCTCCTTCAGCGGCTGACTGCTCGTCTTCATGATGAGtttgccctcaaggacttggggcccctgcactacttcctcggcatcgaggtggtcCGACGGCCTGACggcttctttctgcatcagcagaagtatgccCATGAGCTCCTGGAGCATGCCGGCATGCTTAACTTCAAGCCGGCGCCCACCCCCGTcgacacgaaggcgaaggtctctgctctGGAGGGGTCTCTCGCGTCCGATGCAGCGTTCTATCGCTCCATCGTCGGTGCTCTACAGTACCTGACGCTCACCCGACCCGACCTGCAGtacgctgtccagcaggtgtgcctccacatgcacgctccgcgtgactctcactggacCTTGGTGAAGCATATTCTCCGTTATGTACGCGGCACCATGTCTTTGGGACTCACCCTGAcagcctccgcctccaccgacctcgtggcctactcAGATGCCGACTGGGCTGGCTACCCCGACACTCGACGCTCTACGTCAGGCTACtgtgtctaccttgggccctcgttgatctcttggtcatcgaagcggcagcccacggtctcccgctccagcgTTGAGGAAGAGTATCGCGTCGTGGCTAATGCCGTGGCTGAATGCTCTTGGCTACGCCAGCTGcttcaggagttgctttgtgatgttcacaaggccactcttgtctatTGCGATAACGTCAGCGCGGTCTACCTCTCCACCAACCCGATGCACCATCGAcgtacgaagcatattgagctcgatattcacttcgtgcgcgagcaggttgcccttggccgTGTTCGGGTTCTTCACGTGCCGATGacgcaacagtttgctgatgtgatgactaagggattgcctactcccgt
- the LOC123148626 gene encoding probable protein ABIL4 isoform X2, producing the protein MQQQQEQEQQAARRRRRSPGGWEGATVDEASMERSKSFVKALQELKNLRPQLYSASEYCEKSYLNTHQKQMVLDNLKDYAVRAVVNAVDHLGTVAYKLTDLFEQQASEISTFELKLARLNQQVFTCQIYVDKEGSRQQQMMGASMKHHKHYILPSTGYKRTQAVAHLGTDTNQESQPRPYPSAKTLSWHLASDNSPSANGAHKPTFILDDTISSKVASDGSNLLGKEQPASPMRRPLQLNRNTKSDVTQKAGTKDQPGVKHMSTFSSFDRATGREIQKAPASTKSVLASLFIKHKSAKMKSISAR; encoded by the exons atgcagcagcagcaggagcaggagcagcaggcggcgcggcggcggcggcggagcccgGGGGGCTGGGAGGGGGCCACGGTGGACGAGGCCTCCATGGAGCGCAGCAAGAGCTTCGTCAAGGCCCTGCAG GAGCTCAAGAACCTGCGGCCGCAGCTCTACTCCGCCTCCGAGTACTGCGAGAAGTCCTACCTCAACACCCACCAGAAGCAGAT GGTGCTGGACAACCTGAAAGACTACGCGGTGCGGGCCGTTGTCAACGCCGTCGACCACCTAGGCACGGTGGCCTACAAGCTGACGGACCTGTTCGAGCAGCAGGCTTCCGAGATCTCGACCTTCGAGCTCAAGCTTGCGCGCTTGAACCAG CAAGTTTTCACCTGCCAAATCTATGTGGACAAAGAAGGCTCCAGGCAGCAGCAGATGATGGGGGCGAGCATGAAGCACCACAAGCACTATATCCTACCAT CTACTGGTTATAAGAGAACTCAGGCTGTCGCGCACCTGGGAACAGACACTAATCAGGAATCACAGCCTAGACCTTACCCCTCAG CAAAGACGCTTTCCTGGCATCTGGCGTCGGACAATAGCCCTTCGGCAAATGGAGCTCATAAACCAACGTTCAT CCTAGACGACACGATATCGTCCAAAGTCGCATCAGATGGTTCAAATCTTCTTG GTAAGGAGCAGCCTGCTTCCCCCATGCGCAGGCCTCTGCAACTGAACCGGAATACCAAATCCGATGTTACACAAAAGGCTGGCACAAAG GATCAGCCGGGTGTCAAGCATATGTCGACGTTTAGTTCTTTCGACAGGGCTACAGGGCGTGAAATCCAGAAGGCTCCTGCCAGCACGAAGAGCGTGCTAGCATCTCTGTTTATCAAGCACAAGTCGGCAAAGATGAAAAGTATCTCAGCCCGATGA
- the LOC123148626 gene encoding probable protein ABIL4 isoform X1, which produces MQQQQEQEQQAARRRRRSPGGWEGATVDEASMERSKSFVKALQELKNLRPQLYSASEYCEKSYLNTHQKQMVLDNLKDYAVRAVVNAVDHLGTVAYKLTDLFEQQASEISTFELKLARLNQQVFTCQIYVDKEGSRQQQMMGASMKHHKHYILPSTGYKRTQAVAHLGTDTNQESQPRPYPSEPSLSVCAAKTLSWHLASDNSPSANGAHKPTFILDDTISSKVASDGSNLLGKEQPASPMRRPLQLNRNTKSDVTQKAGTKDQPGVKHMSTFSSFDRATGREIQKAPASTKSVLASLFIKHKSAKMKSISAR; this is translated from the exons atgcagcagcagcaggagcaggagcagcaggcggcgcggcggcggcggcggagcccgGGGGGCTGGGAGGGGGCCACGGTGGACGAGGCCTCCATGGAGCGCAGCAAGAGCTTCGTCAAGGCCCTGCAG GAGCTCAAGAACCTGCGGCCGCAGCTCTACTCCGCCTCCGAGTACTGCGAGAAGTCCTACCTCAACACCCACCAGAAGCAGAT GGTGCTGGACAACCTGAAAGACTACGCGGTGCGGGCCGTTGTCAACGCCGTCGACCACCTAGGCACGGTGGCCTACAAGCTGACGGACCTGTTCGAGCAGCAGGCTTCCGAGATCTCGACCTTCGAGCTCAAGCTTGCGCGCTTGAACCAG CAAGTTTTCACCTGCCAAATCTATGTGGACAAAGAAGGCTCCAGGCAGCAGCAGATGATGGGGGCGAGCATGAAGCACCACAAGCACTATATCCTACCAT CTACTGGTTATAAGAGAACTCAGGCTGTCGCGCACCTGGGAACAGACACTAATCAGGAATCACAGCCTAGACCTTACCCCTCAG AACCTTCACTTTCTGTGTGTGCAGCAAAGACGCTTTCCTGGCATCTGGCGTCGGACAATAGCCCTTCGGCAAATGGAGCTCATAAACCAACGTTCAT CCTAGACGACACGATATCGTCCAAAGTCGCATCAGATGGTTCAAATCTTCTTG GTAAGGAGCAGCCTGCTTCCCCCATGCGCAGGCCTCTGCAACTGAACCGGAATACCAAATCCGATGTTACACAAAAGGCTGGCACAAAG GATCAGCCGGGTGTCAAGCATATGTCGACGTTTAGTTCTTTCGACAGGGCTACAGGGCGTGAAATCCAGAAGGCTCCTGCCAGCACGAAGAGCGTGCTAGCATCTCTGTTTATCAAGCACAAGTCGGCAAAGATGAAAAGTATCTCAGCCCGATGA